GACCCCAAATTGTCTCCCGAAAAAGAGCGGCAGCTGAGGCGAGGATTGGTCGACCAGGCCCTCGAGGCCCTAACAACCCAACTCGAAGGACAAAAGATATTCGCGGCGTGAGGTGGCCTGAAGCCGGAGGGCGTTGACTCTGCCCCCTACTCAATCAAAGGGTCTAAGGCATCATCCTCTTGTAAGCTAGGTGCTGGTGATGGTCCGTTGGAGGGAAATTCCTGAAAAATATTGACTTTTACATAAGTTGGCCGGAGTTAAAATTTACTGGGATAATCGACACTCAAAAAATCATTGTAGAGAGCGGCGCACCCGCCAGGGCTAGTATCAGGCCCCCTGCGATCAGAAGCACCCCCACCGGGGCGCTCATCCGCTTGCCCCAGGACATGTTTTTTTCGATCGCCATGATCGTACCGAGAACAAGCATCCAGCCAAGATTTGCAACCCCGACAGCGAACATCAACATCATCAGCGCCCAGCAACAGCCGATGCAAAAGAGCCCATGATGTACTCCCAGCCAAAGAGCCTGACGCTTTTCATTCCTCCCCCCCCAGTGCCCCATGATGAAGCTCAGGGGTGAGCGGCATTTATCAAGGCAATAGTACTTGAGCGGAGTAAACTGAAAAATCCCTGCTACGATGAAGAGGCCCGATCCAATCACCCAGGGGTTGGATTCCAGCACCACACTACGCTCAAGGGCCTGGTGAAGGACCCAATCCCCGAAGTGCGCTACGACGCCAAACAGCGTCCAGGCACCGAGATAACCAACGATGAGCAGGGCCACCAGCGATCGGCGATCTTCACGCCGCCGGGTGAGGGCATGAAACAACCTCACAAGCGGCAGGGTGGCCGGCAGCATCATAGCGACTGTCATCAAGGTCCACCCCGCCACAAAGACAAGGAAGAAGAACGTGTCTCCGGGTAAGCTGATTCCTTCCAGTTCTCCGTGATCGAGAAACCGAGCGTATGGCGAGCGCCCCCACGCCCACAGGACCAGCCAGGCCAGGGCGATCAAAGTCCCTAGTAAACTCGCGAGCAGTTTTTGCTCGTCCACTCTCGCCAACATCGTTACCTCACCCTTAGAGGTGACCGTCATCTGGCTCGAGGGCGCGCGCTCAGTCACTCCCTAGGAATGGCTGCGCCGGGCCTCAGTGCGGATCACCCTTCGAAGCGGAAACTCCCCTGGATCGCATTGTGATTTTGCAGATCGATACTAAACCCGTGCTGTGGGGCGTTCACTCGATAGAATGGGGCCTTTGCTACGTAGGCGGGAGAACCGGGAATGCTTGTGAACGCGGTGTCGTGAAGCGCGGTAGTCTGACCCGTAGCCCCCGTGAAAGGCTCAATTTCGGCCTCGATTACCTGACCGATTTGGAGCGTCCCTTTTCCCCCTTCTACCTCGAAGGTGATCGAAGCCCGCTCCACGGCGACCACTTCACCGACCAACTGCGCCAGATCCGCGACGGGCCCGCCAAGCTCACCGGTCCATACCTTCAGTAGCGCATCTTCCTGCTCGGGTGTGGCCTTGTCGTCTACGTAGACAATGGCCCTCCAGTTGCCCTTCAGGATGTTGCCGGGAATATGGGCCAAGAGCGCCAGGGTGAGGCCTGAGACATCCAGGTCGTTGATCGTTCCATTATCGATATGCCAGGCCAGCACCCCTTCGCAGGTGCCGCCATCCGGGTCCTCTCCGACCCAACAGGGACAGATGACATTACACGTACAGACTTCCAGCAATCGTCCTTCCAATTCGTATGCCATGTTGACCTCCTCATTGGCCTAGGGGCTGAGCGACTTCCACCGCAGCA
This portion of the Nitrospinota bacterium genome encodes:
- a CDS encoding DUF2182 domain-containing protein encodes the protein MTVTSKGEVTMLARVDEQKLLASLLGTLIALAWLVLWAWGRSPYARFLDHGELEGISLPGDTFFFLVFVAGWTLMTVAMMLPATLPLVRLFHALTRRREDRRSLVALLIVGYLGAWTLFGVVAHFGDWVLHQALERSVVLESNPWVIGSGLFIVAGIFQFTPLKYYCLDKCRSPLSFIMGHWGGRNEKRQALWLGVHHGLFCIGCCWALMMLMFAVGVANLGWMLVLGTIMAIEKNMSWGKRMSAPVGVLLIAGGLILALAGAPLSTMIF
- a CDS encoding DUF1326 domain-containing protein, producing the protein MAYELEGRLLEVCTCNVICPCWVGEDPDGGTCEGVLAWHIDNGTINDLDVSGLTLALLAHIPGNILKGNWRAIVYVDDKATPEQEDALLKVWTGELGGPVADLAQLVGEVVAVERASITFEVEGGKGTLQIGQVIEAEIEPFTGATGQTTALHDTAFTSIPGSPAYVAKAPFYRVNAPQHGFSIDLQNHNAIQGSFRFEG